The sequence GCACGGGGCGCGGGGCGTCGTCCGGGTAGTCGATCGCCCGCCAACCCGTGGCGGAGATGAGCAGCGCGGCGCCGAGCGCGTAAATGTCGGCCTCCCGCGTGGGCTCTGCCACTCCGGTCGCGAGCACACTGCGCGCGATCTCCGGAGCTTCGTAGTGGACGAGGCAACCGCGGAACGGGAAGTCGTACCCCTCGGGCACGCGACCACCGCGCGCCAGCGCCAGGTCGATCAGGTGTGTGCGATCAGGACCGACGATGAGGTGCGCAGGCTGTACGTCGCCGTGGGCCCACCCTTTCGCGTGCAGTTCGGCCAGGGCTTCCACACAGCCCAGAGCCACACGGGGGTCCGGTTCGATGCGCGACTCCGGATCGCGGCAGGGCTGCCACAGCCGATAGAGGTCCGGCCCCTCGCGCCACGGCTGGAAGTTCCAGGTGCCGCCGTCCCACTCGCCGTACGCGAAGTCGTGGAAGCCGAGGCGGCACAGCACGGCGCCCTCGCGTGCGGGTGCGAGCGCCGTCCAGGGCTGGGCCGGCCAGTCGGCCGTTGCCTCGATGGGGTATCCGACCTTCACGGCGTAGTGGCCGCGATGGCTCTCGACCTCCCAGACCCTGGAGCCCCGGCGATCGAGGACCAGGCGCTGAGCCGTGGGCATGAGTGCGTCGAGCACGACGATCGGCAGTTCGGGGGGTGTCCCGGGCAAAGTCTGTTCTCCTTCCGGGCGACGCGGCCGACGCCGTACCCGAGGCCGGCCGCGTCGCTGGTGTCGTGTCCCTACGCCTGACCGTACGGACGGCCGCAGTCCGCGTCGCACTGCGCGAGGTTCGTGCCGTCCACGGTCCAGAGGTCGTCGAAGACCATGAACCCGGCCGCCTTCATCGCGTGTGCGGAGGCGGCGACCTTCTTCGGGTTACGCGCCCCTCCACCCGGCTTGGGGTTGTGGTGGAGGAAGCGGCCCGCGCACCGCTCGCACAGTTCGGCGTACTCCTTGGTGTGCAGGATGAGCGCGTGGAGGCCGAGGTCCACGTCGTCCGACGGGACCATGGGCACGGTGGCGGTCGCCGCGGTCACCACGAAGGCCACCGCCTGGTCCGCGATCCGCTCGGCGCGCTCGTGCGGCTGTCCGTTGTGGACCACCATGAAGTGGATGAGGCTGTCGAGCAGTTCCTCACCAGCCACCGCGCGACCGGTCTTCTGGTCGTTGGCCGTTGCCGTCATGCGAATACTCCTTGAGTGTCGCTGTGCTCTGGCATTTGCGCCCGCACCGGTCACCGAGGCGGGGACCACGGGCCACCGGGGGTTTGGAAGGCCAGCACCGAACGGGGAAGGGAGAGCCAAGGAAGGTGTCATCCCGTTCGGGGCGGCCGGTCTACTGGCTGATACCGAGGGCCACACCGATCACCAGGCCGCAGGACCCACTGACCACGATGACGAAAAGACCCCTCGCGAACCGGCCGATGGCGCGCATCACAGGCCACCCCGGCTGTTGCCGTTCTTGATGGCAAGGCGGGCGCTCAGTTCCTCCCGCGCGGACGGCGCCACCAGGTTGTTCGGCAGGGCGTCCCACTCGACACCGCCGCCGACGGGCCTTATCTGCACCCTGGCGCCGACCTCATCCATGACGACGCCGATCCGCCCACTGGCAGTGTCTTTCGCGAGTTCACCGATGCCTGGTCTGGTCTGCTGGTTGCTCGCCATGCGGCAGAGCGTCCCGCCGCTCGGCAGGACGCCAGAACCCCCGACGCCCCCCACTTCGGGACGTCCTGCGTCGGGTAGAACGTCCCTAGTGCCGTCCCTGCGTGTCAGGAGAGATCGGGATGCCGAACGAGAGGCTGCGCGCCGCCATGGCGACCGGCGGTTGGACGTACGCCGCCCTTGCGAACAAGGTCGAGGTCGACCCCAAGTCCGTCGAACGATGGGTCAATCTGGGGCGTACGCCGCGTCGCGCCACGGCCATGCTGACAGCAGAAGCACTAGGAGAAGACGTGCACGCTCTATGGCCCGGCTCAGGCAGGCGCGCCCTGCCCGCGCCGTCAGCCCGGAACTTGTGGCTCTCTACGACCAGCGGGCAGACATCCCCGTGTCCACCTTCGTGGACATGCTGACCCAGGCCCGCGAGCGGATCGACGTGTTGGTGTACGCCGCTGTTTTCCTGCACGAGGCGTACCCGCGGCTCAACGACCTGCTGCGAGAGCGAGCCGCCGATGGGTGTGCGATTCGTATCGCAGTCGGCGACCCGGACAGCCCGAATGTCCAACAGCGCGGCACCGAGGAGAAGTTCGGCCACGGCATCGAGTCCCGCTGCCGACTCGCCCTCATGCACTACCGCCCGCTGGCCGAAGTCGCCGGCATCGAGGTCCGGACCCATGCCACGACGCTCTACAACTCGATCTATCGTGCGGATGATCAGGCGCTGGTCAACGCCCACGTCTGGGGAGTGAATGCCTACGGTGCTCCCGTATGGCATCTGCGTCGTAGCGGAGAAGGTGGCATTTTCGATACCTACGCCAGCAGCTTCGACGCGGTGTGGGAAACCGCGACGCCGGTAAGCGAAGAAGGGTGACCATGGCCAGGACCGAGTATTACGACGACCCGGCGGCACCGGAGCCGAACAGCATGGTGGTCGCCGCGTCCGCCGTGGTGACCGACGACGAAGGACGCATTCTCCTCCAGCGCCGTCGGGACAACGATCTCTGGGCGCTACCAGGCGGCGGCATGGAGATGACCGACTCACTCCCGGGAACAGCCGTCCGCGAGGTGAAGGAGGAAACGGGTCTGGACGTGGAGATCACCGGGCTCGTGGGCACGTACACCGACCCTCGCCACATCATCGCCTACTCGGACGGTGAGGTGCGCAGGCAGTTCAACGTCTGCTTCACCGCCCGGGTGGTCGGGGGTCGGCTCACGATCTCGGACGAGTCCACGGATCTGCGTTTCTTCCCGGTTGATGAGCTTGCCAAGCTGCCCATGCACCACACGCAGCGACTACGGATTCAACACTTTATGGAGCATCGGGAGCGGCCATACCTCGGCTAATGCTGTCCGCCGCATGAAGCAACAATGGTGACAGTGACGATACACCTATCCAGAACCTGCGTGAGGACCCATCACCTTGATGATGGGTCCTCACGCAGGTTCGAGGTTTAGCTCCTCCATGCTTATCCTGTTGCTATCGAGGCAAGAGGTGCCTAGCTTATGAGGGATTATGAAGCCAGTCCTTGCTGTATCCTCTTGCGGGCAAGAGCGAAGGCGCGGTTCGGCACGGGAACATCGGTAGCAGTGATCTGCTCGTAGGCGGAATTTAGAGAGCGCAGCAACCCTTGCGCCTCGTTCCAGTCGATGTCTTTTGAGAGCAACCCGATCTCAACCTGATATTTATGGCGAAGTGCCGTATAAGACCGGGCGGACGATTGGAAGTCTGCGGCCTTCTTAGTCGAGCCGAGGAAAGGAGCTGTGGCCGCGTCGAGTGATGCCATCTTCAGTTTGCGATTGCCTATCATGTGGACTTTCGCACGTCTTCGCATCATTGTCCACGACGTCTTCCAGGAGATAGGAATCTCGGCTCGATGGTTCCATCGGTAGCTGTAGACCGAGGAATGGCGAGCCTTGTCTACCTCGGCGGCGATCCCGAATATTAGGGCATCGTAAACAAGTCTATCCCGGGCCGAAAATCGCGCCAATGGGCGCACGGCGATATCGTTTTTCGGGTAGTCTACGATTTCGGTGTGGCTGGGCCCGATGTTGCCATCTCGTATGACCGCAGCTAGCTCGTCGCAATACCCCTTATTCCATTGATCTGCAACGTCGGCGTAGACAGCAACGTCGGGGATCTCTGAGAACTCTTGTCCAGAGATCAAGAGGCGCAAGGCGGTTGTAAGCTGCTCGGCGATATCGTCCACGAATCCCCCCTCCCTAGTAACAGATGGTAAGGGAGGGAGCGACCACTATATCCACGGAGCGGCCGCCAGCTCCCGCACGGCTTCCAATCGCGGCGTAACTGTCGACCGTATGACGCCATGCGACCATCCTCTGGCCGGCAGGAGCAGGGCACTGCGAACGGTCAGAGGCTGACGGCAACGTTGACGGCAACGACGGCACACAGAGACCGACGATCACGAGCCGCAGCGATCAGTACCGCTGAGGAGGGAGCCCTCGTCCAACATGCCGCCCGATCCTACGGATCAGAAGGTTGCAGGTTCGAATCCTGCCGAGTGCACACAGGTGAGAGGCCCCGGATTACTCCGGGGCCTCTTGCGTTTCAGGGGCGTACCGCAGGGCGAACACGCGTTGCCCGGCTCGATCGGCGTCCCGTACTTCGTGGTGGCCGAGGCAGAGGACCGGCGCCCGGGCGGCGGTCCGTGGATACGGCGGCAGGTTGTCGCGGACAGCAGCGAAGTACCGCGACCACGGCAACCCGCCCTGCCCGCGGGCGTCCTCGGGGTGTCAGCAGTCTTCGGTCGGGGTGTTGCGGTTGAGTTTTTCCAGGTATTCGTGGGCCAGGGTCGTGGTGCGGGTGAAGCAGTCGGTGATGAGTGCGAGTTGCTCCGGGGAGTAGTCCGCGAAGAGGGCC comes from Streptomyces sp. SCL15-4 and encodes:
- a CDS encoding protein kinase, translating into MPGTPPELPIVVLDALMPTAQRLVLDRRGSRVWEVESHRGHYAVKVGYPIEATADWPAQPWTALAPAREGAVLCRLGFHDFAYGEWDGGTWNFQPWREGPDLYRLWQPCRDPESRIEPDPRVALGCVEALAELHAKGWAHGDVQPAHLIVGPDRTHLIDLALARGGRVPEGYDFPFRGCLVHYEAPEIARSVLATGVAEPTREADIYALGAALLISATGWRAIDYPDDAPRPVQRRAVADGKRRPVKVQGELGELIEAMLSHAPEDRPTIYEVGKALS
- a CDS encoding NUDIX domain-containing protein; amino-acid sequence: MARTEYYDDPAAPEPNSMVVAASAVVTDDEGRILLQRRRDNDLWALPGGGMEMTDSLPGTAVREVKEETGLDVEITGLVGTYTDPRHIIAYSDGEVRRQFNVCFTARVVGGRLTISDESTDLRFFPVDELAKLPMHHTQRLRIQHFMEHRERPYLG